The genomic interval AAATACGCGCTTTCCTGACATTCTTCCCTAACTAAGCGGCTTGACAACTTCTGACAAGTCCTCCAAAAATTAAAGCATAATATATTTAACTTAATTTTTATCGAAAGTTTAGTTCGATTTTATCTCTGTTTGGAACAAATTGGCGCATCTTCACACCAGCCGAAACCATCATCCGTTTACTTGCCTGCGTCATCGGATCCTTTTCATATTTATCCGACAGGTACACGACCTCCCGAATGCCCGCCTGAATAATCGCCTTTGCGCATTCATTACACGGAAAAAGCGCTACATAAATCCGGGAACCCATCAGCGAACGACCATGCGCATTCAAAATCGCATTCAGCTCTGCATGCACTACAAAAGGATATTTCGTATCCTCCTTCTCTCCTTCTCTTTCCCAAGGGTATTCATCATCCGAGCAGCCCACCGGAAACCCATTATAGCCAGTTGAAATAATAATATTTTCCGGACTCACAATACAGGCGCCCACCTGCGTATTCGGATCCTTGCTGCGGCGTCCCGCCAGCACCGCCACTCCCATAAAATACTCATCCCACGAAATATAGTCCTGTCTCTTCATCTGCTCTTCCTCCTCACCAGATTATTTTTTTAAACGCTGTCGGCAGCATAATCTCCGTTTCCAGCTGCTTTTCATCAGCCCACAGATACTCCCGCCGCGCAGCGGCAAAGCAGGATTCATCGTCCTGGCCGCCCGCCTGCGCGGGCTGAGCCTTATATACATGCATCTTCCAGCGAACATGCGTAAACACATGCTCCGCCTCGGCTATGTGCTCCTGCGCCTCCAGCCGGATGCCATATGCCTCCTGCGTCAGCTCCGGAACCATGGCCGGATCCTCCGTCAGCACATTGGGATATTCCCATAGGCCGCCCAAAAGCATTTTTTCCGGCCTTTTAGTTAACAGAATACACCCTTTTTGCTCTACGATCAGAACAATTCGTTCTTCCATTTTCTTTTTTGTTTTAGGGATTCTCAGCGGAAGCTCCTGCTGCCTGCCCGTCTCTTTCGCCCTGCACTCACTTTGCAGCGGGCATGCCTCGCATTTAGGCGCTTTGGGAATGCAGATTAGCTCGCCCAGCTCCATGAGTCCCTGCACAAAATTCCCTGCCTCGCTCTGCGGATACACGTCCTCCAGTATTGCCTTTACCTGCTTGCGGGAGGCCGGCAGCAAAATATCATTCTCCAGCTCATAAATGCGGCTTACCACACGCATTACATTGCCGTCGATGGCCGTCTCTGCCCGCCCAAAGGCAATCGCAGCGATTGCGCCCGCCGTGTAATCGCCGATGCCGGGCAGCTTTTGGATCTCCTCCTTCTGGTCGGGAAATCCTCCCTGCATCACAATCTGCTGCGCTGCCTTATGCAGATTTTTGGCCCGTGAATAATATCCCAGTCCTTCCCATAGCTTGAGCACCTGCTCCAAAGGCGCCTCGGCCAAGGCCTGCACGGAGGGAAAGGCGTTCATAAAGCGCTCATAATAGCCCAGAACAGCCTCAATCCGTGTCTGCTGCAGCATGATTTCCGATATCCACACCCGATAGGCATCCTGCGTCTGCCTCCACGGCAGCGGTCTCTTTACTTTTTTATACCATTCCAGCAGATCTGTCACCCATCGGTTCATATGCTAAACCCCTTTACAACCTGTCCTCCGCCGTAGATCATCCGGTCTTTATACCATACAATTGCCTGTCCGGGCGTCACAGCGCGCTGCGGCTGATCAAAAATGCACTCCCACAGATCCTCTGTCCTCTTTCTAATCAGACAGTCCTCCTCCTGATGTGCATAGCGGATTTTTCCCTTCAAGCCATCCACACACTCTGCCGGCTCCTCTTCCATCATAAAATTCGTCTTTTCTACCAAAACGCCGCGCTGAAAACAGTCTTCATTGCGCCCCAGCACCACTTCATTTGTCTGCGGGCGCAGCTCCGATACGAAGGCCGGCTCGCCAAGCGCGATGCCCAGCCCCTTGCGCTGGCCAATCGTATAATGAATGAGGCCCTTGTGCTGCCCCAGCACCCTGCCCTGACCGTCCACAAAGGAGCCCGGCAGGCTTTCTCTGCCAGTGTAGCGCTGCAAAAACCCTGCGTAATCATCGCCCGGAATAAAGCAAATCTCCTGACTGTCTGGCTTTTGCGCCGATAAAAGCCCTTGCTCCTGTGCCAGCCGCCTCACCTGATCCTTCGTATAGGCATGCAGCGGCATCTTCGTACGGCCCAGCTGCTCCTGACTAAGCCGGTACAGCACATAGGACTGATCCTTCACCGCTGCTTTTTCAATCGTCCAGCGCCCGCTGGGAAGCTGTACGATCCGGCTGTAATGCCCTGTCGCCACATACTGCGCCCCCAGCGAATCCGCCAGCTCCAGCAGCGCCTTCCACTTTACAGCCGGATTGCACAGCACACATGGATTGGGCGTTCTTGCTTCATAATAGGCATCTGCAAAGGGACGGACCACTTCTCTTTCAAAGAGCGTCCGCACGTTCAGAATATAATGCGGTATTTGCAGCTGCTCGGCTATTTTCTTAGCCTCTAAGCCAATGCCGCCGTCTGCTGCATTCTCTCCCATCCCTGTATCGATGGTTGCTCCAATCACTTCGTATCCTTGCTCCTGCAGCAGGAATGCTGCCACCGAGGAATCCACTCCCGATGACAGCCCGATCACTACCTTTTCCTTCAAATATAGTTCCTCTCACTCAGACCTTGATCACCTTACGCGTCGCGATCAGGTTCTCACCAGTGCCTGCCACATTTTCAATCAAAATATCACCAATCTCCAAAGGAGCCTCTGCTCTCACGCCTGCGGCCTGCCGCAGCACTTCCTCTACCTTTGCCTTCGGCACAGCGGCGCTGGTCTTAACGGAAACCATATGCTCATCTCCGCCCGTCACATACACCGAGGTCGTAACCGTGCGCATGGGATTGGTCATTTCAGAGATCGCATACTGCTCTCCCCGCGGACAGGCATTGCCGCTTACAGCAATCCCCTCCGCCGTCTTCTCTGCCGTCAGCCTACAGCCTCTGGGACATAAAATACATGTATATTCCATCATAGCTCCACCTCTAACGTAATCTCTTCTGCCTTCTGCAGCTGCTGCAGCAGCTTTTCACTGACCGCGATCTCCTGCATCTCGCCCGGTACCACACGCAGGAACCGGCGCTGCAGGACCTCCTGCCCGTCTGCTTTTAGCACAAACCGTCCATTTTCCAGCGGCTGCGCCACGCGGCAATAGATTGAAAATGCTTCTGTCAGGCTTGTCCGCTGCGGCACCGTATAACGCACCTGTCCAAGTGGACGAATCGGCACCTGCCGCGCAGCCTCCTTCTTTCGTTTCTCTTTTGCCGCCGCGCTATTTTGCGCTGCGCTATTCTGCGCTGCACTCTTTCCGGCGATCATACTTTCTTTGCTGACAAAATCCACAATATCATGCACATGCAGCACATTCCCGCAGGCATAGACCCCCGGCACGCTGGTCTGGCGATGCTCATCCACCTGTGCGCCTCCCGTGACCGGATCCATCAAGACCTCCAGCCCTCTTGAGAGCTCATTTTCCGGCAGAAGCCCAACCGAAAGCAGCAGCGTATCACAGGGCACATACTCCTCCGTCCCGGGAATCGGCTGCCTCTTTTCATCCACCTGCGCGATGGTCACGCCTGCCAGACGCTCCTTACCGTGAATATTCACCACCGTTGTACTCAGCTTAAGCGGGATCCCCTGATCCACCAGACACTGCTGAATATTTCTCGCCAGTCCCGACGAATACGGCATCAGCTCACACACCATTTTTACATCAGCGCCTTCCCACTTCATCCGTCTGGCCATGATGAGCCCAATATCGCCCGAACCAAGCACCACTACCTGATGCCCCGGCATCATGCCCTCCAGATTCACCAGCCGCTGCGCCAAGCCTGCCGAATAGATCCCCACTGGGCGCGTTCCCGGAATCTTCAGATTGCCGCGCACCCGCTCCCGGCAGCCCATTGCCAGCACCACACTATGACAGCGGTACTCTATCACACCCTCCGATGGCGAAAGACAGAGCACGCTCTTATCATACTCTTCCTCCGGATGATACTGAATCTCCAGCACCATCGTCCCTGTCTCATAAGGAATCTGCCGCTCCTCGACCTGATCCACAAACCGCTGCGCATACTCCGGTCCCGTCAGCTCCTCCTTAAACCACTGCAGTCCAAACCCATTATGGATGCACTGCTGCAGGATGCCGCCCAGATGCTGATCGCGTTCCAATATCACCAGATCCCTCGTCCCCTCATCATAGCAGGCCACCGCAGCCGCCAGTCCTGCCGGGCCGCCGCCCACAATCACACAATCCACATTCCGCAGCATCACTCTACCCCCTTTAAATATCCCTGTACAATCTCCGTACCATTTCCTGCCTTGCGCACCGCTTCCAGCGAAATCCCCGCCTCCTCTGCAATGATCTGCATCACGCGCGGCGTACAAAAGCTTCCCTGACAGCGCCCCATACCGGCCCGGCAGCGCCGTTTCACGCCGTCCACCGTATACACCGGCACCGCAGAGCGGAGAACATGACGGATCTCTCCCTCTGTCACTGTTTCACAGCGGCAGACAATTTTACCATAATCCGCATCCTTCTCACAGAGCGCCTTGCGCTCTTCCCATGAAAGCTCTCTCACACAAGGGGATGCCTCCCTCGTTTCCTTCCAGCTGCTCTTTTCTTTTACATCACCAAGCTTTGCTTTCACCAGCTCTGCAATGTCCTGCGCAATCGCAGGCGCCGAGGTAAGGCCCGGTGAACAGATGCCGGCTACCTGAATAAACGCTGGCACTACAGCAGACTCTCCGATCACAAAATCCTCTCCGCATACTGCTCTGATCCCGGCAAAGCTGGTAATCGCACCGCCGAAGGGCAGCTTCTCACAGCTCTTTTTGGCCTGCATAAAGATCTTATCCTGTCCGGCCTGTGTGGTTGCCGTATCGCCCGGCTCCTCCAAAGCATCGCTGCTTGGCCCGATTAGCAGATTGCCCTCTGCCGTCGGCGTAACCAAAACACCCTTTCCGTTTTCATCCGGTGTCTGAAAAATCACCCGCTGCACAAAGCCGCCAACGCTGCGGTCATATAAGGTGTATTCTCCCTTTTTCTCCTGAATGCTCAGCGCCTCTGCCCCCGCCATTTTGCTAATCTCGCCGGCATGCGCACCCGCACAGTTGATCACAAGCCTTGCCTGCAGCGTATCCTGCTTTGTTTTTACCTTAAAGCCGCCTTCTGTTTTTTCGATGCTCATCACCGGCTCATTAAGCCTGAAAACTACGCCGTTTTCCGCTGCATTTTCTGCCAGTGCAATTGTCGCTTCATAAGGCGAAATGATGCCCGCAGTCGGAGCATACAGCGCCGCTGTCACCTTTTCTGATACCTGCGGCTCCATGCGGCGCACCTCTTCTCCCGATAAAACCTGCATAGAGGGCACGCCGTTCTCTAAGCCTCTCTCATAAAGCCGCTGCACCTCTTTCTGCTGCGCTTCGTTAAATGCCAGCACAAAGGAGCCCACCTGATGAAACGGGATCTGCAGCTTTTGGCACAGCTCCGGATACATCTGGTTTCCTTTTACATTGTACTTAGCCATCAAGCTTCCCGGCTTTGGATCGTAGCCTGCATGGATAATGCCTGAATTAGCTCCTGATGCGCCTCTTGCCAGATCCTCTCTGGCCTCCAGCAGCACTGCTGAAAGCTCATACCGTGAAAGCTCTCTGGCAATGGCTGCCCCTACGATCCCTCCTCCGATGATGATTACATCCAGTTTTTCTGTCATAATTTCCTCCATTTGCCGCTTTGCGGCCTTTATTTATTTTAAAATGACTTTCCGCCTCCGCCGTGTGTTGTGCCTGAGCTGCTGGTATGCACCGAGCTTCCGCCCCCGCCCGAGCTGCTGCTTCTGTCATCGTCCCGCGGAATCTCGCGTGATGTTGTAAATTCGCTGATCAGCTGATCCACTCTATGATCGAGATGAAGTCCCTGCTTGGCACTAAAATACCTGCTGGCCGCTACCTTAGCACTGCGCGAGCTATGCGCCATCACCATCACGCAAACAGCGGCAATGGCTGCCGACAGCAGCAGGAGCACCGGCCAATAGTTTTGCAGCACTAGCTTTAGCCGCTGGGGATAGCTGTAGGTCAGTCTTCCGCCAAGAGGCTCATTTTTCATGCAAAATTCCGTGCGCCGCAGAAACTCACGGCAGGCTTCATCATAATCACCGTCTTTTAACGACCGTACAATGGCCTCCAGCGCGTCATCGATGCGGGCATCGGTAAAATACTCAATGGCTTTGCCGCAGGTTGATATGTACGCCTCTCTGTTATCCATATCGATCAGGAATAAAACACCGTCTCCTCTTGGCTTGTCAAAGCCAAAGCCATGATCATCATAAAAATCATCTGCATAGCGTCTTGAGGATTTACCACCTGTGTTTTTTGTAGTTACAATCACAATATCGATCTTCAGCTGGATCCTCAGCTCACTGATCTGGTCCTCCAGCCAAGAAGCATCCTCTAAAAGAACGGCCTGATCATATACATATTTCTCTGCTGCGTCTATTTTGAACTGCTGCGAGCACAGCGCCGCCAGACAAAGCATCCATACAAGGCATACAGCCGCTCCCCGGCGGCTCCATGCTTTCATCCGCTGCTTCATAAGAGTAATGCACCTCCCAGCGTCATCAAAATAAAAATAATCGCCGTGAACGCGGCTCCCCAAGCCAGCAGCTTAAAAGCGCTCAGCGGGGGCCTGCCCGCCACCTTGCCGCTCTGTCCGTTCACCGCAAAGGTATAGATCTCTCCTTTATGCCGGTAGCGCAGCATCCAGACAGGCAGCAGCGCGTAATTGGGCTGCTTTTTTAGATATCGCTGCTTGCTTGCCGTAATCGTCTGCGCCGTATACCCCTGAATCGTCTTTAACAGCTCGCTTTCCGCTGCCTGTGCCATCCTTCGGTCCACTCTTCTAAAAACACTTTCGGCACTCTCATCATATTTCTCTGCCGCAAAACCGGACAGATACGGAAGCTCAAACTGCCGCAGCTCCTGATATGCATATGGCTCTAAGGCATCCATCAGCTCATCCTCCATCCGCGAGGATGCATCGGCCGGCACCTTTTCAAATGTAAAATCGGCGCCGCGCTCAATATGAAAATTTTTAGTATTGGTATATTCTGTATCTCCGCTGCGCCACACATGGACCTTCTTCGCATTTCCCGTGATCTCTGCTCTCAGCTCGCAGTCAAAAAGCCAAAACGGCACATAGGTGCCTGTGATCTTTTCCAGCTGCTGCGGCTGAAAAAATCCCTTCGGCGTAAAGCGGCCGTTGTGGCACCACTTTTTAAAGATCTCCTCTACCTTTTCTTTTGGAACATTAAAAGGAATCACCAGATCCGGTTTAAATACGCCTTCCAGGTTTCTCTTTACAATCGTAGGAGAACCGCAGTAGCGGCAAAAGGTTGCCGCCGTATGCTCATCCGTCACCAAATCTGCACCGCAGCTCGGACAGTGATATTCATTCAGGCTCTGTCCCTGCGGCTCTGCCGCTCCCTCCTGCGAAACCAGAGCCTCTTTTTCCACATCATGACCACAGAAGTCACAATGAAAGGTGCTCTTTTCTGCATCATATTCTATCGGTGCCCCGCAGTGCGGGCATTTATATGTGACAACTTCCATTTCTCTCTCCTTTAATTCTGACTGTCGTCCCCTTGCTGAGTCTGGCTGCTCTCTGTGCTGCTGTCGCTGTCATCCGACTTAGGCGCAATCTCTTTCACAAACTCAAGAATTGTACTTCCCATTTTATTGGCCGCCTCCGCCTGCAGCGTCTCATCTGTCACCCATTCATGATCGATCTCATAGGTCAAATACCCCATCTCTACCATCACTGAAGGGATGGTCGTACGCAGCAACGGATTATCCTCTGTCCGCACCTCGCGCTCCCACATGCCGAAGCCCTCTGCTGCCGCTGCCATAAGCTGATTTGCCAGCTCCTCGCTGTAAACGGCTCGCTGATTATCGTCTCCTTCTCCTGTCCAGTACACAGCCGAGGTGCCGCCCAGCTCTTCCTCAGAGCCATTGCAGTGGAGCGATACGATCAGTCCCGCATGGTTTTCAATTGCCCGGGTCACTCGCTGCTGATCTGTCATCACCATATCGCTGCTGCGCAGCAAAAT from Lachnospiraceae bacterium carries:
- a CDS encoding dCMP deaminase family protein, with amino-acid sequence MKRQDYISWDEYFMGVAVLAGRRSKDPNTQVGACIVSPENIIISTGYNGFPVGCSDDEYPWEREGEKEDTKYPFVVHAELNAILNAHGRSLMGSRIYVALFPCNECAKAIIQAGIREVVYLSDKYEKDPMTQASKRMMVSAGVKMRQFVPNRDKIELNFR
- the mutY gene encoding A/G-specific adenine glycosylase, coding for MNRWVTDLLEWYKKVKRPLPWRQTQDAYRVWISEIMLQQTRIEAVLGYYERFMNAFPSVQALAEAPLEQVLKLWEGLGYYSRAKNLHKAAQQIVMQGGFPDQKEEIQKLPGIGDYTAGAIAAIAFGRAETAIDGNVMRVVSRIYELENDILLPASRKQVKAILEDVYPQSEAGNFVQGLMELGELICIPKAPKCEACPLQSECRAKETGRQQELPLRIPKTKKKMEERIVLIVEQKGCILLTKRPEKMLLGGLWEYPNVLTEDPAMVPELTQEAYGIRLEAQEHIAEAEHVFTHVRWKMHVYKAQPAQAGGQDDESCFAAARREYLWADEKQLETEIMLPTAFKKIIW
- the mnmA gene encoding tRNA 2-thiouridine(34) synthase MnmA — encoded protein: MKEKVVIGLSSGVDSSVAAFLLQEQGYEVIGATIDTGMGENAADGGIGLEAKKIAEQLQIPHYILNVRTLFEREVVRPFADAYYEARTPNPCVLCNPAVKWKALLELADSLGAQYVATGHYSRIVQLPSGRWTIEKAAVKDQSYVLYRLSQEQLGRTKMPLHAYTKDQVRRLAQEQGLLSAQKPDSQEICFIPGDDYAGFLQRYTGRESLPGSFVDGQGRVLGQHKGLIHYTIGQRKGLGIALGEPAFVSELRPQTNEVVLGRNEDCFQRGVLVEKTNFMMEEEPAECVDGLKGKIRYAHQEEDCLIRKRTEDLWECIFDQPQRAVTPGQAIVWYKDRMIYGGGQVVKGFSI
- a CDS encoding DUF1667 domain-containing protein — protein: MMEYTCILCPRGCRLTAEKTAEGIAVSGNACPRGEQYAISEMTNPMRTVTTSVYVTGGDEHMVSVKTSAAVPKAKVEEVLRQAAGVRAEAPLEIGDILIENVAGTGENLIATRKVIKV
- a CDS encoding FAD-dependent oxidoreductase → MRNVDCVIVGGGPAGLAAAVACYDEGTRDLVILERDQHLGGILQQCIHNGFGLQWFKEELTGPEYAQRFVDQVEERQIPYETGTMVLEIQYHPEEEYDKSVLCLSPSEGVIEYRCHSVVLAMGCRERVRGNLKIPGTRPVGIYSAGLAQRLVNLEGMMPGHQVVVLGSGDIGLIMARRMKWEGADVKMVCELMPYSSGLARNIQQCLVDQGIPLKLSTTVVNIHGKERLAGVTIAQVDEKRQPIPGTEEYVPCDTLLLSVGLLPENELSRGLEVLMDPVTGGAQVDEHRQTSVPGVYACGNVLHVHDIVDFVSKESMIAGKSAAQNSAAQNSAAAKEKRKKEAARQVPIRPLGQVRYTVPQRTSLTEAFSIYCRVAQPLENGRFVLKADGQEVLQRRFLRVVPGEMQEIAVSEKLLQQLQKAEEITLEVEL
- a CDS encoding NAD(P)/FAD-dependent oxidoreductase; this encodes MTEKLDVIIIGGGIVGAAIARELSRYELSAVLLEAREDLARGASGANSGIIHAGYDPKPGSLMAKYNVKGNQMYPELCQKLQIPFHQVGSFVLAFNEAQQKEVQRLYERGLENGVPSMQVLSGEEVRRMEPQVSEKVTAALYAPTAGIISPYEATIALAENAAENGVVFRLNEPVMSIEKTEGGFKVKTKQDTLQARLVINCAGAHAGEISKMAGAEALSIQEKKGEYTLYDRSVGGFVQRVIFQTPDENGKGVLVTPTAEGNLLIGPSSDALEEPGDTATTQAGQDKIFMQAKKSCEKLPFGGAITSFAGIRAVCGEDFVIGESAVVPAFIQVAGICSPGLTSAPAIAQDIAELVKAKLGDVKEKSSWKETREASPCVRELSWEERKALCEKDADYGKIVCRCETVTEGEIRHVLRSAVPVYTVDGVKRRCRAGMGRCQGSFCTPRVMQIIAEEAGISLEAVRKAGNGTEIVQGYLKGVE
- a CDS encoding TPM domain-containing protein, with product MKQRMKAWSRRGAAVCLVWMLCLAALCSQQFKIDAAEKYVYDQAVLLEDASWLEDQISELRIQLKIDIVIVTTKNTGGKSSRRYADDFYDDHGFGFDKPRGDGVLFLIDMDNREAYISTCGKAIEYFTDARIDDALEAIVRSLKDGDYDEACREFLRRTEFCMKNEPLGGRLTYSYPQRLKLVLQNYWPVLLLLSAAIAAVCVMVMAHSSRSAKVAASRYFSAKQGLHLDHRVDQLISEFTTSREIPRDDDRSSSSGGGGSSVHTSSSGTTHGGGGKSF
- a CDS encoding zinc ribbon domain-containing protein, translating into MEVVTYKCPHCGAPIEYDAEKSTFHCDFCGHDVEKEALVSQEGAAEPQGQSLNEYHCPSCGADLVTDEHTAATFCRYCGSPTIVKRNLEGVFKPDLVIPFNVPKEKVEEIFKKWCHNGRFTPKGFFQPQQLEKITGTYVPFWLFDCELRAEITGNAKKVHVWRSGDTEYTNTKNFHIERGADFTFEKVPADASSRMEDELMDALEPYAYQELRQFELPYLSGFAAEKYDESAESVFRRVDRRMAQAAESELLKTIQGYTAQTITASKQRYLKKQPNYALLPVWMLRYRHKGEIYTFAVNGQSGKVAGRPPLSAFKLLAWGAAFTAIIFILMTLGGALLL